The proteins below are encoded in one region of Bremerella sp. P1:
- the lpxA gene encoding acyl-ACP--UDP-N-acetylglucosamine O-acyltransferase, with product MTQIHPSAIVHASAEIGENVTIGPFCVVEENTKVGDGCELNSFVSIKEGTTLGANNKVHEHAVIGGPPQHLRAGADLGDVIIGTGNVIREFTTIHRGLAPGKNTVIGDNNLLMVQSHVGHDTIIGNNTIITNNVMLGGHVVIEDRAYVSGAVAVHQFCRIGRNAMVGGQAHVVQDVAPYVTVDGCSSLVVGLNIIGLKRSGFTPEQLSELKRAYRIIFRSNLTNREALDRVRREFPMSPAGHFADFLAESERGFIQARSRGRGVDVSRPQLRVLLNEKDTTSDTSRRAG from the coding sequence GTGACTCAGATCCACCCTTCCGCAATCGTTCATGCTTCGGCGGAAATTGGCGAAAACGTCACGATCGGCCCGTTCTGCGTCGTTGAAGAAAACACCAAGGTGGGAGATGGATGCGAGCTGAATTCCTTTGTCTCCATCAAAGAAGGCACCACGCTAGGTGCGAACAATAAAGTACACGAACACGCCGTCATCGGTGGACCTCCCCAACACCTGCGGGCCGGAGCCGATCTGGGCGACGTCATCATTGGTACGGGCAATGTCATCCGAGAGTTCACCACCATTCACCGCGGTTTGGCTCCTGGCAAAAATACGGTCATCGGCGACAACAACCTGTTGATGGTTCAATCGCATGTCGGCCACGACACGATCATCGGAAACAACACCATCATCACCAATAACGTGATGTTGGGTGGACACGTCGTCATTGAAGACCGCGCCTATGTCAGCGGTGCCGTTGCCGTGCATCAGTTCTGCCGTATTGGTCGCAACGCCATGGTGGGCGGTCAGGCACACGTCGTGCAAGACGTTGCTCCCTACGTCACCGTCGATGGCTGCAGCAGCCTGGTCGTTGGCCTGAATATTATTGGGCTGAAACGAAGCGGCTTCACACCGGAACAGCTCTCGGAGCTGAAGCGAGCCTATCGCATCATCTTCCGATCGAACCTTACCAATCGCGAAGCACTGGATCGCGTTCGACGCGAGTTCCCGATGAGCCCCGCCGGTCATTTCGCCGACTTCCTGGCCGAAAGCGAACGCGGCTTCATTCAGGCCCGTAGCCGAGGTCGTGGCGTGGACGTCAGCCGACCGCAACTTCGCGTTCTCTTAAACGAAAAAGACACCACCAGCGACACAAGCCGCCGTGCTGGTTAG
- a CDS encoding tetratricopeptide repeat protein, whose translation MSDTSALYSEGEKLRDEGKYAEAVEKFKAVLAEKPDHVLSHMALAVTYGNLNDFDNACHHAETACQLEPNEPFNFTALSVTYQKAFEATRDPKYIEKAEQAKHHSDVSRGGM comes from the coding sequence ATGTCCGATACGTCTGCCCTGTATAGCGAAGGCGAAAAGCTTCGAGACGAAGGGAAATATGCCGAAGCCGTCGAGAAATTCAAAGCGGTGCTGGCCGAAAAGCCTGACCATGTCCTGTCGCATATGGCGCTGGCAGTGACCTACGGGAATCTGAATGACTTTGACAATGCCTGCCACCATGCGGAAACGGCTTGCCAGTTGGAGCCGAACGAACCGTTCAACTTCACGGCCCTCAGCGTGACCTATCAAAAAGCCTTCGAAGCGACCCGCGATCCGAAGTACATTGAGAAGGCCGAACAGGCCAAGCACCACTCCGATGTCTCTCGGGGCGGCATGTAG
- a CDS encoding RAD55 family ATPase yields the protein MPAARQTTGIPKLDEHLGGGLIPGTLTLVIGATGIGKTQMGVHFAHAGQEADDHKGIFFDMSTRGDSQSHIEYAERMFDWTPVEADSHKQPDLENFFESDLTHGEMLHVFDYQGKRVSRREMDWDELGHWQKQINEKLATTIGYLYGNFTRGCRRVVIDGLEPVDVPAESIQIELFEYVYHQVLRKDPMWVARDLFRQAFRKNSEAAEKHNYDSQSIGCMMLQTSKEAMLEHLISRNLDEGDLISGANTVIYMGKMLDGTKIRRAMYISKHRGSAATDEIIPYHIDDAGIQIDG from the coding sequence ATGCCTGCAGCACGACAAACGACTGGTATTCCCAAGCTGGATGAACATCTGGGAGGGGGCCTGATTCCTGGGACGCTGACTTTGGTTATCGGGGCAACCGGTATCGGCAAGACGCAGATGGGGGTTCACTTCGCCCATGCTGGGCAAGAGGCCGACGACCACAAAGGGATCTTCTTCGACATGAGCACGCGAGGGGACTCGCAAAGCCACATCGAATATGCCGAGCGGATGTTCGATTGGACGCCGGTAGAAGCCGATTCCCACAAGCAGCCTGACCTGGAGAACTTCTTCGAGTCCGACCTGACCCATGGTGAGATGCTGCACGTGTTTGACTACCAGGGCAAGCGGGTGTCACGCCGCGAGATGGACTGGGACGAGCTGGGACACTGGCAGAAGCAGATCAACGAGAAGCTGGCGACCACCATTGGCTACCTGTATGGCAACTTTACACGCGGGTGTCGCCGTGTGGTGATCGATGGTCTGGAACCGGTCGACGTTCCCGCCGAGTCGATCCAGATCGAGCTATTCGAGTACGTCTATCACCAAGTGCTGCGAAAAGATCCGATGTGGGTTGCCCGGGATCTGTTTCGCCAAGCGTTTCGCAAGAACAGCGAAGCGGCCGAGAAGCACAACTACGACAGCCAGTCGATTGGCTGCATGATGCTACAGACGTCCAAAGAAGCGATGCTTGAGCACCTGATCTCGCGCAATCTGGACGAAGGGGATTTGATCAGTGGCGCGAATACGGTGATTTACATGGGTAAGATGCTCGACGGCACCAAGATCCGCCGAGCCATGTATATCAGCAAACACCGAGGCAGCGCCGCGACGGACGAGATCATCCCGTACCACATCGACGACGCTGGTATTCAGATTGACGGGTAG
- a CDS encoding SMP-30/gluconolactonase/LRE family protein, which yields MRVSSLALTLLACVAIAVPAAADDVMKTIGEIERLDPAFDELVPTDAKIEVLADGFEWSEGPVWMPKGFLLFSDIPNNRIVKYKPGHGTDVFMQPAGYTGMSKFEGHEPGTNGLAISPEGHLTMCCHGDRNITQMVDGERKVLVSHYEGKRLNSPNDLVYHSNGDLYFTDPPYGLPGGLNGKEAELDYCGVYRLGKDGKLTLLTKECPRPNGIALSPDEKTLYVADSQECHWKAFPVKEDGTLGESKMFYDASKWKGKRPGGSDGLKVDTNGNLWATGPGGVLVFNPEGKLLGRLSTGERTANCAFGPDGTIYLTADMYLCRVKTNAKGLIGSK from the coding sequence ATGCGTGTTTCCTCCCTGGCGCTAACTCTGCTGGCCTGCGTAGCGATAGCCGTTCCGGCTGCGGCCGATGATGTTATGAAGACGATTGGCGAGATCGAACGGTTGGATCCGGCGTTCGACGAGCTCGTTCCGACCGATGCCAAGATCGAGGTGTTGGCCGATGGGTTTGAATGGTCGGAAGGCCCTGTCTGGATGCCCAAGGGCTTTCTGCTTTTCAGCGACATCCCCAACAACCGGATTGTGAAGTACAAGCCAGGGCACGGCACCGACGTGTTCATGCAGCCTGCTGGGTACACCGGGATGTCGAAGTTTGAGGGACACGAGCCTGGCACCAATGGCCTGGCGATCTCACCGGAAGGTCACCTGACGATGTGCTGCCACGGCGATCGCAACATCACGCAGATGGTCGATGGCGAACGCAAAGTGCTGGTCTCGCACTACGAAGGCAAACGTCTGAACAGCCCGAACGACTTGGTCTATCACTCCAACGGCGATCTGTACTTCACCGATCCTCCGTACGGCCTGCCAGGCGGATTGAACGGGAAGGAAGCGGAACTCGACTACTGCGGCGTTTATCGTCTTGGTAAAGATGGCAAGTTGACCCTGCTGACCAAGGAGTGCCCTCGACCAAACGGGATCGCTTTGTCGCCGGATGAAAAAACGCTGTACGTCGCTGACTCGCAGGAGTGTCACTGGAAGGCCTTCCCTGTGAAGGAAGATGGCACACTGGGCGAAAGCAAGATGTTCTACGACGCCAGCAAGTGGAAAGGGAAACGCCCAGGCGGGAGCGATGGCTTGAAGGTCGATACCAACGGTAACCTTTGGGCGACCGGCCCAGGTGGTGTGCTGGTCTTCAACCCCGAAGGCAAACTGCTGGGTCGCCTCAGCACTGGGGAACGCACCGCTAACTGTGCGTTTGGCCCTGACGGCACGATTTACCTGACAGCTGACATGTACCTGTGCCGCGTGAAGACCAACGCGAAGGGCCTGATCGGGTCGAAGTAG